From Schizosaccharomyces pombe strain 972h- genome assembly, chromosome: II, the proteins below share one genomic window:
- the rpn2 gene encoding proteasome regulatory subunit Rpn2, with product MTMVYSDNTSIITSAGGLMALLDEQERELQVHALLKIYEFIDQLWPEISDDVTKIEVMYEDHSFPERELAALVVSKVYYYLGEYDEALLFALSSGPKFLHDKNSDYKETLIFKCIDMFIHKSAELYKNPKADPLDERLSGVVEGIFQKCYAKNEWRHVLGIAIEAHRLDIIEYILNADKETDLKPYVLELAMTVVLDIEFRNRLLRLLLSSFLTETEPDYFSVGKCVVHLNDASVAAKLLMKLSSQNDDKSLLTAYQLAFDLEDSAPQEFLNSVMDLLPSPSVANSEEDANADSKKEDSSPCGYIIRILSGEQTVKYDREFLYAHNNTDMLILNRTKDSLEARNSVFHNAVTFANAFMNFGTSSDSFFRDNLSWLSKANNWSKFTATAALGVIHRGYYNQAMNILRPYLPEEDAPSSSTYSEGGAFYAMGLIHANHGRGVTEYLREQLKHTEDEIVQYGLLLGIGLTGMASRDETLYESVKTILFNDNAVAGSAAGISMGLIMLGTASSAAIDEMLQYAHETQHEKIIRGLGIGIALIVYGRQQEADGIIKELNNDLDPTLRYAGMFATALAYCGTSNSKIVRDVLHISVSDVNDDVRRAAVCALGFICFKDPNALISTVELLVDSYNPHVRYGSAIALGIACANSGSNAALDLLSRLVEDATDFVRQGAMIAQAMILTQHNDQLNSKVSGIRKHFEQVINEKHEDALAKLGATLAQGIIDAGGRNVTIALQTATGSLKLSAIVGLTVFLQYWYWFPLTHFMSLSFSPTALIGLDKNLNAPKFSFISNVRPKLFAYPPKSVQPTAKTVQKVETAVLSTTVKAQARAKRAEREKASKGSNDDEMKIDKKTTEEKEATPMEMDEEKSQDISINGNSKKEEPKSETLENFTRVVPAQLPYISFNLNGRYYPVRKFTGGVLMLIDRESDKAPDLIELNRDAVPASADTEPGEQEASPPEDFEYPFDDDD from the exons ATGACTATGGTGTACTCTGATAACACCTCTATTATAACGTCAGCAG GTGGTTTGATGGCCCTGCTGGACGAGCAAGAGCGAGAATTACAAGTACATGctttactaaaaatttatgagtTTATTGATCAATTATGGCCGGAAATATCGGATGATGTTACGAAAATTGAGGTTATGTATGAGGACCATTCATTTCCTGAACGCGAATTAGCAGCCTTGGTAGTCTCaaaagtttattattaCCTTGGAGAATATGATGAGGCTCTTTTGTTTGCCTTGTCAAGTGGTCCAAAGTTTTTGCATGACAAAAATAGTGATTACAAAGAAACActaattttcaaatgtaTTGATATGTTTATTCATAAAAGTGCAGAGTTGTACAAAAATCCAAAGGCTGACCCCTTGGACGAGAGACTAAGTGGCGTAGTCGAGggcatttttcaaaaatgttaTGCTAAAAACGAATGGAGACATGTTTTGGGAATTGCTATCGAGGCTCATCGACTTGACATTATTGAATACATTTTAAATGCAGACAAAGAGACAGATTTAAAGCCTTATGTACTGGAACTTGCAATGACTGTTGTTTTAGACATTGAATTCCGAAACCGCTTACTTCGTCTATTACTAAGTTCTTTTCTGACAGAAACAGAACCTGATTATTTCTCAGTTGGAAAATGCGTTGTTCATTTGAACGATGCCTCTGTTGCAGCcaaacttttaatgaaactATCTTCTCAAAACGATGACAAAAGCTTATTGACAGCGTATCAATTAGCCTTTGATCTTGAAGATTCGGCTCCACAagagtttttaaatagtGTGATGGATTTGCTTCCTTCTCCCTCTGTGGCCAATTCCGAAGAGGACGCTAACGCTGATTCGAAAAAGGAGGATTCTTCTCCTTGTGGTTATATTATTCGAATTTTGTCTGGTGAACAAACCGTTAAATATGACCgtgaatttttatatgcACATAACAATACGGATATGCTTATTCTGAACAGGACGAAAGATTCTTTAGAAGCCAGGAACTCGGTTTTTCATAATGCAGTTACGTTCGCCAATGCGTTCATGAACTTCGGTACTTCCTCGGATAGTTTCTTCCGCGACAACCTTTCCTGGTTATCCAAGGCCAACAACTGGTCAAAATTTACTGCAACAGCTGCATTGGGTGTCATCCATCGAGGATATTATAATCAAGCTATGAACATTCTTCGTCCTTATCTGCCGGAAGAAGATGCGCCATCAAGCTCTACTTATTCTGAAGGTGGTGCTTTCTATGCCATGGGGTTGATTCATGCTAATCATGGAAGAGGTGTTACTGAGTATCTGCGCGAACAACTGAAACATACCGAAGATGAGATTGTTCAGTATGGTCTCTTACTTGGAATTGGCCTAACGGGCATGGCTAGTAGGGACGAAACCCTTTATGAATCTGTTAAGACTATCCTTTTTAACGATAATGCCGTGGCTGGGTCTGCCGCTGGTATATCCATGGGTCTCATAATGCTTGGTACAGCTTCTTCTGCCGCCATTGATGAAATGTTGCAGTATGCACATGAGACGCAGCATGAGAAGATTATTCGAGGTTTGGGCATCGGTATTGCATTAATTGTTTATGGACGTCAGCAAGAAGCTGACGGTATAATTAAAGAACTGAATAATGATTTGGACCCTACTCTCCGTTATGCAGGCATGTTCGCTACCGCTTTGGCTTATTGTGGTACAAGCAATAGCAAAATAGTTAGAGACGTACTTCATATCTCAGTTAGTGATGTCAATGATGATGTTCGTCGTGCTGCAGTTTGTGCTTTAGGTTTTATCTGTTTCAAGGATCCTAACGCTCTGATTTCAACGGTTGAGCTGCTCGTTGATAGTTATAACCCTCATGTTAGATATGGTAGTGCAATCGCTTTAGGAATTGCCTGTGCAAACTCGGGGTCCAATGCTGCACTAGATTTATTGAGCCGCCTTGTTGAAGATGCAACGGATTTTGTTCGCCAAGGTGCCATGATTGCTCAAGCAATGATTCTCACTCAACACAACGATCAATTGAATAGTAAGGTTTCTGGAATTCGAAAACATTTTGAACAAGTCATCAACGAAAAACATGAAGACGCGCTTGCTAAATTGGGCGCAACATTGGCTCAAGGTATTATTGATGCCGGCGGTCGTAACGTTACTATTGCTCTTCAGACAGCTACTGGTAGTTTGAAATTGTCTGCAATTGTTGGATTAActgtttttcttcaatattGGTACTGGTTTCCACTCACGCATTTTATGTCTCTTTCCTTCTCACCTACTGCGCTGATAGGTCTGGATAAAAACTTGAATGCAcccaaattttcttttatttcaaatgtTCGTCCTAAACTGTTTGCCTATCCTCCAAAGTCCGTACAACCCACTGCTAAAACGGTCCAAAAAGTTGAAACTGCCGTGCTCTCTACTACAGTCAAAGCTCAAGCACGTGCCAAGCGTGCTGAACGTGAAAAAGCCAGTAAAGGTTCAAATGATGACGAAATGAAAATCGACAAAAAGACAACTGAAGAGAAAGAGGCCACTCCGATGGAAatggatgaagaaaaaagtcaGGATATAAGCATCAACGGCAActctaaaaaagaagaaccTAAGTCTGAAACTTTAGAGAACTTCACGCGGGTTGTTCCTGCTCAGCTTCcatatatttcatttaacCTTAATGGCCGTTATTATCCGGTTCGCAAATTTACCGGTGGTGTTCTTATGCTTATCGATCGTGAGTCTGATAAAGCTCCAGATTTAATTGAACTGAATAGAGACGCTGTACCTGCTAGTGCAGATACAGAGCCTGGTGAACAGGAGGCCTCTCCTCCTGAAGATTTTGAATACCCatttgatgatgatgattaG
- the spp2 gene encoding DNA primase large subunit Spp2, with amino-acid sequence MFRTTKSRVVEKNQNFSSASFESLSYPTRLNFYKKPPVSEISIEEFETWAIDRLVVLGEIESAMLRNKTKNELNGIIKKILDKRLPMSSNMARTVKGNSLDEERRKDHYSHFILRLAFSRSDELRIRFLRAESTLFRFRFVNEETRERQAFIDSLDFQWESVSQEEKDVFYEKLQASSQRNIENESFFKVPFFKVPDLVERRAVFVHKGYAYVPFSEQVSLVVEEFEENLKKALESTAKSLPRLDEDDRLLPILNHLSKGFVAPESSIVAPKSGAITAGQVDSFVSHFPLCAKHLHEVLKRDKHLRHFGRLQYGLFLKDIGLSVDEALVFWRKSFTNVTEDKFNKEYRYNIRHTYGLEGNRKNYKGYNCQQILTGPQLGPGDAHGCPYRTYSVNNLVSALASMGIAPDSAGCREVVEAVKARHYHIACTRVFELTHPNVGSLEESIHHPLQYFQLSLES; translated from the exons ATGTTCAGAACGACCAAAAGTCGAGTAGTTGaaaagaatcaaaatttttctagTGCTAGTTTTGAGAGTTTAAGTTATCCTACGCGacttaatttttataagaaaCCTCCTGTCTCTGAAATAAGCATTGAAGAGTTTGAAACATGGGCAATAGACCGATTAGTTG TTTTGGGTGAAATTGAGTCAGCAATGCTCCGCAATAAGACGAAAAATGAATTGAACGggattataaaaaagatactGGATAAACGTCTGCCGATGAGTAGCAACATGGCTAGGACTGTAAAAGGAAACTCCTTagatgaagaaagaaggaaaGATCATTATTCTCATTTCATTCTGCGCCTGGCTTTCAGCAGATC TGATGAATTACGAATCAGGTTTTTAAGAGCTGAATCCACGTTATTTCGGTTTCGATTTGTGAATGAGGAAACCCGAGAACGTCAAGCGTTTATAGATAGTCTTGATTTTCAATGGGAATCTGTTTcacaagaagaaaaagacgttttttatgaaaagcTACAGGCTTCTTCTCAAAGAAATATAGAAAACGAATCTTTCTTCAAagtacctttttttaaagttccGGATTTAGTAGAACGAAGGGCTGTTTTCGTTCACAAGGGATACGCTTACGTACCATTTTCGGAACAAGTAAGTCTAGTTGTTGAAGAGTTTGaagaaaacttaaaaaaagcgCTTGAGTCTACCGCAAAATCTCTTCCTAGGCTTGATGAAGACGATCGTCTTTTGCCAATTCTCAACCATTTGAGTAAAGGATTCGTTGCTCCCGAGAGTTCAATAGTTGCTCCTAAATCTGGTGCTATTACTGCTGGACAAGTAGACAGTTTTGTTTCACATTTTCCATTATGCGCCAAACATTTACATGAAGTACTTAAGCGTGATAAGCATCTACGGCATTTTGGCCGTCTTCAATATGGgctatttttaaaa GATATTGGCCTTTCTGTCGACGAAGCTTTGGTCTTTTGGAGGAAAAGTTTTACAAATGTAACAGAAGACAAATTTAACAAAGAATATCGCTACAATATTAGACATACTTATGGACTTGAAGGAAATAGGAAAAATTACAAGGGTTATAATTGCCAGCAGATCCTTACAGGGCCTCAACTTGGTCCTGGAGATGCCCACGGTTGTCCTTATCGTACATATTCAGTAAATAATCTAGTGTCAGCATTGGCTTCCATGGGAATAGCACCGGATTCTGCCGGATGCCGTGAAGTTGTTGAGGCAGTTAAAGCGAGGCATTATCATATTGCGTGTACGCGTGTTTTTGAGCTTACTCATCCAAATGTCGGTTCGCTGGAGGAGAGCATTCACCATCCCttacaatattttcaaCTTAGTTTAGAATCATAA
- the tif301 gene encoding translation initiation factor eIF3a, translating into MAPPQGKPENVLRLADELIALDQHSSALQSLHETIVLKRSRNAQGFSLEPIMMRFIELCVHLRKGKIAKEGLYTYKNAVQNTSVTAIENVVKHFIELANKRVQEAQEKADKISVEYVDDLEATETPESIMMSLVSGDLSKSRTDRALVTPWLKFLWDAYRTVLDILRNNARLEVMYQLIANSAFQFCLKYQRKTEFRRLCELLRSHLGNASKFSNAPHSINLNDAETMQRHLDMRFSQLNVAVELELWQEAFRSIEDIHSLLTFSKRAPAAVMLGNYYRKLIKIFLVCDNYLLHAAAWNRYFTFTNVQKPATANFVILSALSIPIIDANKLSGPSIEAEDAKSKNARLALLLNLSKTPTRETLIKDAISRGVLSFCDQAIRDLYQILEVEFHPLSICKKLQPIIKRLAESNDTAQYIRPLQQVILTRLFQQLSQVYDSISLKYVMDLATFEEPYDFNPGQIEKFIMNGNKKGAFSIRLNHIENSISFSSDLFSNPIKSSDSVSLQSTPSELITSQLTRIAKSLSSVLMRFDTDFCLLRKQQAEAAYERAQAGVEQERKAVIAQRSLLELRRGQADTLATQREAELAAQRALKQKQESEAESLRVQEEINKRNAERIRREKEAIRINEAKKLAEELKAKGGLEVNAEDLEHLDADKLRAMQIEQVEKQNKSMNERLRVIGKRIDHLERAYRREAIPLWEEDAKQQAEHDREIFYEREKQRKEVQERKHEQAIKDKKAFAQFASYIHAYKQNIDDERDKAYQEAYAKAKNVIDAERERQRKEIFEQKLAEAIREAEEEAARAAEEEANRELHEQEEAQKRAIEERTRAAREAKEREQREMAEKLERQRRIQQERDEEISRKLAEKAAARRANIGASSPSPGAWRRGGASAGGVSRDSPRYSRGGYSRGSVPPRETLAPSKGAYVPPSRRNQQQQ; encoded by the exons ATGGCACCTCCTCAAGGAAAGCCCGAAAATGTGCTAAGG CTTGCCGATGAGCTGATAGCTCTAGATCAGCACAGCTCAGCACTGCAATCTCTTCATGAGACTAtagttttgaaaagatcAAGAAACGCGCAGGGGTTTTCTCTCGAGCCTATTATGATGCGTTTCATCGAACTTTGTGTTCATTTACgcaaaggaaaaattgcaaaggAAGGCTTGTACACCTACAAGAACGCAGTTCAAAACACCTCAGTTACCGCTATTGAGAATGTAGTCAAGCATTTTATTGAACTTGCTAATAAAAGAGTTCAAGAAGCTCAGGAGAAGGCAGACAAGATATCAGTTGAATATGTTGACGATCTTGAGGCTACTGAAACTCCCGAGAGCATCATGATGTCTTTGGTTTCGGGAGACCTTTCCAAGAGCCGCACAGACCGTGCTTTGGTCACTCCATGgttgaaatttttgtgGGATGCTTATCGTACAGTTCTTGATATTTTGCGTAATAATGCTCGTTTAGAAGTAATGTATCAGTTAATTGCTAACTCTGCATTCCAATTTTGCCTCAAGTATCAGCGTAAAACCGAATTTCGCCGTCTATGTGAACTCCTTCGGTCCCATCTTGGCAATGCttctaaattttcaaacGCTCCACACTCTATTAACTTGAATGATGCTGAAACTATGCAGCGTCATCTGGACATGCGTTTCTCTCAGCTAAACGTTGCTGTTGAGCTTGAACTCTGGCAGGAAGCTTTCCGATCCATTGAAGACATTCACAGCTTGCTTACGTTCTCTAAGAGGGCTCCTGCTGCAGTCATGCTTGGCAATTATTACCgtaaattgattaaaatctttttggTTTGTGATAATTATTTGCTTCATGCTGCAGCTTGGAATAGGTACTTCACATTTACAAATGTGCAAAAACCCGCTACTGCtaattttgtaattttaagCGCTCTCTCTATCCCTATTATTGATGCCAACAAATTATCGGGCCCTTCCATTGAGGCAGAAGATGCCAAGAGCAAGAATGCTCGTTTGGCTCTTTTGTTAAACTTATCGAAAACACCTACGCGTGAAACATTAATTAAGGATGCCATTTCTCGTGGCGTTCTTTCTTTCTGTGATCAGGCTATCCGTGATTTGTACCAGATTTTGGAAGTTGAGTTTCATCCATTGAGCATTTGCAAAAAACTTCAGCCTATCATCAAAAGATTGGCAGAAAGTAATGATACTGCTCAATACATTCGTCCTTTACAACAGGTTATTCTTACTCGTCTTTTCCAACAACTGTCTCAAGTTTATGATTCCATTTCATTGAAATATGTTATGGACCTTGCTACATTCGAGGAGCCTTACGATTTTAACCCTGGTCAAATTGAGAAATTCATTATGAATGGTAACAAGAAAGGTGCATTTTCTATTCGTTTGAACCATATTGAAAATTCCATTAGCTTTTCTTCTGACTTGTTTTCTAATCCCATTAAGTCTTCGGATTCTGTTTCTCTTCAATCTACTCCATCTGAATTAATTACATCTCAACTTACGCGGATTGCCAAATCCCTTTCTAGTGTTTTGATGCGTTTTGATACCGATTTCTGCCTTTTACGCAAGCAACAAGCCGAGGCTGCCTACGAAAGGGCTCAGGCTGGTGTTGAACAGGAGCGTAAAGCGGTCATTGCTCAGCGTAGTCTTCTCGAATTACGTCGTGGACAGGCTGATACACTTGCTACTCAACGTGAAGCTGAGCTTGCTGCTCAACGCGCTCTCaaacaaaagcaagaaTCTGAAGCCGAGTCTCTCCGCGttcaagaagaaattaataaacGTAATGCTGAAAGGATTCGTCGTGAGAAGGAAGCTATTCGCATTAACGAAGCTAAAAAGTTGGCCGAGGAGCTCAAAGCTAAGGGTGGATTGGAAGTCAATGCCGAAGACTTGGAGCATTTGGATGCTGATAAATTGAGAGCTATGCAAATCGAACAAGtcgaaaagcaaaataagAGTATGAACGAACGTTTGCGTGTTATTGGAAAGCGTATCGACCATTTGGAACGTGCTTATCGTCGTGAAGCTATCCCATTGTGGGAAGAAGACGCAAAACAACAAGCCGAACATGACCGCGAAATCTTTTACGAGAGGGAGAAACAACGCAAGGAAGTACAAGAGCGTAAGCATGAACAAGCCATTAAAGACAAAAAGGCTTTTGCTCAATTTGCTTCCTATATTCATGCCTATAAGCAAAATATTGACGATGAACGTGATAAAGCATATCAGGAGGCATACGCCAAAGCTAAAAATGTCATTGATGCAGAGCGCGAAAGGCAAcgtaaagaaattttcgaACAAAAATTGGCTGAGGCTATTCGCGAAGCTGAAGAGGAGGCTGCTCGTGCTGCTGAGGAAGAGGCAAACCGTGAGCTTCATGAGCAAGAAGAAGCTCAAAAACGTGCTATCGAGGAAAGAACTCGTGCAGCTAGAGAAGCTAAAGAACGCGAACAGCGCGAAATGGCTGAGAAATTGGAACGCCAAAGACGTATTCAGCAAGAGCgtgatgaagaaatatctCGTAAGCTTGCCGAGAAAGCAGCTGCTAGAAGAGCAAATATTGGCGCATCTTCACCTAGTCCTGGTGCTTGGAGGCGCGGCGGTGCTAGTGCTGGCGGTGTTTCACGAGACTCTCCAAGGTATTCTCGTGGTGGCTACTCTCGTGGTTCTGTTCCTCCTCGTGAGACCCTTGCTCCTTCTAAGGGAGCATATGTTCCACCAAGCAGACGTAATCAACAACAACAGTAG
- the nto1 gene encoding histone acetyltransferase complex subunit Nto1 yields MQTFRLTSTGRNILRPDELAFQPREEIPYKSFHPDLQIDEPLEILEGDHTQYAGLRDSLVTYKSENSYVLKALLNAKIENVKPVGVQTENINPQEKKFGYKTAKQLDWSPDEYFKFVAIHPYSKTSFPVSYDLDELDTMWLTYYNEFQLSSNSEWENVSKEFLEIVLTIIEREWLYLEAWMPKIEPVRVEDELDGRCVICNEAECENSNAIVFCDNCNTSVHQNCYGIPFVPEGQWFCKKCLLAPHEVICCAFCPDRDGAFCTTLDGRWCHTICAIAIPEISFHDTSRLDLVRNIASIPKSRWKLVCCICKLRWGTCVQCSDKNCYAAYHITCARRAGFFYKIYSHSASYDSVDMETYCDKHTPPDYLNGLMKRLFPLAELYYKRMATDVPLNFQATKAPDFVPEGPWKSHPLPAFIVDKVTKVLLSYNVKRQDLPSIVTDICKFYHMKRRSRKDAPLLKSQLLMDSLENLPVRASKDRVRSLEVAKALQDQYQSLLTLVESTAKRQLLKCQLSNLRKKFLNLNYFPAQRLLQDTLVKIIDLDVDGLFNMPLDNGWIGWVELKRQVFSYQIGSISSLEKKLEPIWDVDGVIQCIDDMEQLTAMVQFAQKTEGEVKKLFIKAKIYFESLSLDERGNLKVPSLGINGLEYDNWPGLNELEMSQLDIPSQGNLKSLHDFIEGLDLNEKIGKFPISMFQNQVAQFSTIEIPKMSGRANGMHNFHSEDVTGQSNHALPNSVTKKNGTKQPYTKNSLPFNERITRSKAKKNYS; encoded by the coding sequence ATGCAAACCTTCCGACTTACTTCTACTGGTCGAAATATTCTAAGACCCGATGAACTTGCTTTTCAGCCGAGAGAAGAGATTCCCTATAAATCTTTCCATCCAGACCTACAAATAGACGAACCTTTGGAAATATTAGAAGGTGACCATACACAATATGCAGGCCTTCGTGATTCTTTAGTAACCTATAAATCCGAGAATTCTTATGTGCTTAAAGCTTTGCTCAATGCCAAGATCGAAAACGTAAAGCCAGTAGGTGTTCAAACGGAAAATATTAATCCAcaagagaaaaaatttggatatAAAACTGCGAAACAATTAGATTGGAGTCCAGACGAATATTTCAAGTTCGTTGCTATACATCCTTACTCAAAAACGTCCTTTCCTGTATCCTACGACTTGGATGAGTTAGACACAATGTGGTTAACATATTATAATGAGTTTCAACTTTCATCTAATTCAGAGTGGGAAAATGTttctaaagaatttttagaaatagTTCTTACCATTATTGAACGCGAATGGCTTTATCTAGAGGCTTGGATGCCTAAGATTGAACCCGTCAGAGTGGAGGATGAACTAGATGGTCGTTGTGTTATTTGTAATGAAGCAGAATGCGAAAACAGTAATGCTATAGTTTTTTGCGATAACTGTAACACTTCTGTTCACCAGAATTGTTATGGAATCCCTTTTGTTCCAGAGGGTCAATGGTTTTGTAAGAAATGTTTACTAGCCCCTCATGAAGTTATATGCTGTGCTTTTTGTCCTGACAGAGATGGTGCGTTTTGCACAACCTTGGATGGACGTTGGTGCCACACAATTTGCGCCATAGCAATCCCTGAAATATCTTTTCACGACACTAGTAGATTAGACTTGGTTCGAAACATTGCTTCAATCCCAAAGTCTCGCTGGAAATTGGTGTGTTGCATTTGTAAACTTCGATGGGGTACTTGTGTGCAATGCTCAGATAAAAATTGTTATGCAGCTTACCATATAACTTGTGCTCGACGTGCaggttttttttacaaaatatacTCACATTCTGCAAGTTATGATAGTGTTGATATGGAAACTTATTGTGATAAACATACTCCACCCGATTATTTAAACGGATTGATGAAGCGCTTGTTTCCGTTAGCTGAATTATATTACAAACGCATGGCTACAGACGTTCCACTCAACTTCCAAGCTACTAAAGCGCCTGATTTTGTGCCCGAAGGGCCATGGAAATCGCATCCATTACCGGCTTTTATTGTTGATAAAGTTACCAAAGTTTTATTGTCTTATAATGTTAAAAGGCAAGATCTGCCCTCCATAGTAACTGACATCTGCAAATTTTATCACATGAAACGCCGATCCCGAAAGGATGCGCCATTGCTTAAATCGCAACTCCTTATGGATAGTCTTGAAAATCTCCCGGTGAGGGCTTCTAAAGATCGCGTTAGGTCTTTAGAAGTAGCGAAGGCTCTACAAGATCAATATCAATCATTGCTTACTCTTGTAGAATCTACTGCTAAACGgcaattattaaaatgtCAATTATCAAacttaagaaaaaaatttttgaatttaaacTATTTTCCTGCTCAACGGTTATTACAGGATACCCTTGTTAAAATTATAGATCTCGATGTCGATGGTCTTTTCAATATGCCGCTCGATAATGGATGGATTGGGTGGgttgaattaaaaagacAAGTATTCAGTTATCAGATCGGCAGTATTAGCTCTCTAGAAAAGAAACTTGAGCCTATTTGGGATGTTGATGGTGTAATACAGTGTATTGATGATATGGAACAATTAACTGCCATGGTTCAGTTTGCACAAAAAACAGAAGGAGAAGTgaaaaaactatttattAAGGCAAAAATATACTTTGAAAGTTTGAGTCTTGATGAAAGAGGGAATCTCAAAGTACCCTCTCTCGGTATTAACGGACTTGAGTATGATAACTGGCCCGGTTTAAACGAGCTTGAAATGAGTCAACTGGATATTCCTTCACAGGGAAATCTTAAGTCCTTACATGATTTTATTGAGGGTTTagatttgaatgaaaaaataggGAAATTTCCCATTTCTATGTTCCAAAATCAGGTTGCTCAGTTTTCGACAATTGAAATTCCTAAGATGTCTGGACGTGCTAACGGAATGCATAACTTCCATTCAGAAGATGTTACAGGACAAAGCAATCATGCTTTACCAAACAGTgtaactaaaaaaaatggcaCCAAGCAACCATATACCAAAAATTCGCTTCCCTTTAATGAACGCATCACAAGATCTAAAGCCAAGAAAAACTATTCATGA